GTTCTTACCTGCACTTGCTACATAGCACTTACGAGGTAGGGCGAAATACTGGCTTGCGTGCAAGCCTTATTGTGCAGTCCTTGTTGTTGAACCTGAACTGGAGGCGCCGATTTGCTGAGCACTTCGACCTGAGCATTGATCAGAGTCATTGGCACTCGTCACGAAGGAAAGGTGGTACGTCTTTCGATGAACTATAAAAGAGCTTTGAGTTACTGGTATTCAAGTCTTGTGGTTCTGATTATCGGTTTTATCTTTTGCTCTCATGTGGCGGTGGCCCAGCAGACAGCACTTGCACTGAGTTCCGGAACAGCGAATCCTGGCGGAAGCGTAACGCTGAACGTATCCCTGACAGACTCCGGCGGCGCCATTCCGGCGGGTCTGCAATGGACGATAGGTTATCCAACGGCGGACATCACGGGGGTGACCGCGAATGTGAGTCCGACCGCGAGCGCTGCGGGAAAGAGCGTGACCTGCTTCAGCAACAGCGGTAGTAGCAATTGCATCCTCTACGGCATTGATAACACGTCTATCCCAAGCGGTCAGATTGCAACGATCACTTTTCAAATTGCGTCCGCGGCACCTGCTGGAACCGCACCTGTTTCGTTGACAGGTTCGGTCGCGACAGATCCGA
This genomic interval from Acidisarcina sp. contains the following:
- a CDS encoding cohesin domain-containing protein yields the protein MNYKRALSYWYSSLVVLIIGFIFCSHVAVAQQTALALSSGTANPGGSVTLNVSLTDSGGAIPAGLQWTIGYPTADITGVTANVSPTASAAGKSVTCFSNSGSSNCILYGIDNTSIPSGQIATITFQIASAAPAGTAPVSLTGSVATDPTGSSISATGSGGTITIQSSAPVATTTTLSSSSTSLSAGQSVSFTAAVAPASGTGTPTGTVTFHDGATSLG